GTGGTGAACGTTCGCCGCTGGTGCGGCTGCtggtgctgctgctgctgcggaCTGCTGCTTTTCGTGGCTTTTCTGGCTATCCGAGGTCGTACCTTGTGCTACATTCTGCATCTTTACCCTCCAGATAAATCATATGACACACAGTTATCCCGCTGGTATAACCGTAACGCGACGACGATACGCGCAAGGTACACTCGCTCGATTCGCGACTATGCGACAATACGTTCTCGTGTGCACGGGTCGCCGTCATTCACGTAAGCTAACACCCGCCATTGCTACTATGGCCGACGACGGCGAGAGCAGTCCCGAATGCCACCTCTCGCGGTTGACCTGCGGGGTTGCACATCCGTCGGTTGCGCCTAAGTAATTCCGAAATCCGACGAAGCGCGGCACTAGCCGCGCGTGGCGCGTAACTTCAATTACTCATTCACTCGTGTGGAATATTTGTCACGCTAGCTTATATAACGGTATTCCTgctttgtgaaaaaataagaaaaatagaagCTAAATGGGACTTTTTGTGttatttacttattacatattgaaaataaacttgcaaaagaaaaaacaaaaatatagaatatgcTGAAGAAGTGACTGTTTTTGTTGTGTCTACACATTGTGAgccaaaatattttctgtactTTTGCCTTATTTTCTGCTATGCTTTTGTAGATAGATAACTTTAGAACATATAAAgacaaactttaaaaatattagacatCTTAGGTattgttatacatattaaatacaattttgtaatattgctGACCATGTTGccaataaataagttttaaggaaaaagtacaaaacataatacatttaacataTCTATATATGTCCAAACattttaacttaaatattatacttatagtAATATTTGTTGACCTATAATAGacacagttttattttaccaAAAGTCATGAGaagcattttaatataattaacgtgcttaaaaatgtatcaataaacttttataaataaaccagataaattacattatcacAAATTTCTTTCAAGATACGAATACAATCCAAGATTAATAAGTTAAATTCTTGTTTGAGCCAAATTCATATTGTTACTTGTTTACtttcattacaaaaatgattCTATATCTATTTCCATTGCGGAACATGGAATATTCAAGTCAAACTTCGAAAGTACATCCGGATGTAAAACTCCCATTCTTCCTATCACTTCGCCGTAACAGACAATTTCGGCGCATCGCTGAGGAAAGAATGCTGGATCTATAAAAACAGGAATATCGTTCGtgaactttaatattttatatccgtTTCATTatcagttatatttttaaaaagaatattgtattttaccATCAGCTGCGCGCAGATAATATCCAGTGTTGTCTTTGTTAGTGCTCCATGGAAcctctaataataataacactcTGTCTACTAGGCCATGAATGATCTCGAAACCAGCCGATTTATTAGCATATACCGCACATAAACGACGATTGTTGCGCGCACCGACTTCCGCTGTATTGTCTCGCAATACAACGTCGGAaacttcaaataatttatgaggCAATGGCATTTTCTTATTCGAAGATATCGTTTTAAGTAACCCTGGTAAGAGTGTAGTACGCGCAATCTGCAACaagaatttattcattaatatatatatatatatatatgctcaACATTATATCAATTAGTTTACCTGGAATTCCAGAGTTTTTGGATTGGATATGTGGACTGCTGGTATATCTTCTATCTTACGTCCCAATTTATCCGCTACATCCTCTCGTGAACACTGTAAAGtacacaatattaaaaacaatttacattaaattttttttaagaacttACCAAAGAGAAAGTTAACGCTTCGGTGAAGCCTGCCTGCGCCAGCTCTATTCGAATTTGGTCGGTGAGTTTGTTGAGTGGAAACTATGATTcacatatgcatataaatagtatgttaatatataaaattacattcaatCAGAAAATTCCTTAAATTTACCTCTGCTGCAATTGTCGACATATATggtacagttttttttatattgttatatccATAGGCGATGGCGATGTCTTCATAAATGTCACAGGGATGTATTACATCGTGTCTTGTTGGTGGTATTTCTACCTCTAATTTATCATTATCCTTCACCTTAGATTTTAAAGACattttcgataataattctgCAACCTCTTTTGGTGTTtgtctataaaaattatattgtacatgTACAAGCAGTATACATGGAAGCTTTTAAATAACTgtcttttttattgattatcattattaataacgtctataataaaaaaatcaatcacTTACTTAATACCAACGTAATTTGTCGCTTTGTTACAGTCAATTTCTTCTGTCCGATACTTTAAATCCggataataaaaagttttattatcagGATACACTACTTCTACAATTTCAActgtatatttctttttgcaatgCTGACTGAAAGCACAGACTATAGTGTCCAGCACTATTCTTgcctataaaatttttaatgtgcattattatgtgtattaataaatattagttacatgtattttattttttaattataacatttctttaaatgttgattacaaaaaaaatacatgtattacaaataatacgaCAACGTACCTTTGTGAGATCAGTTGCAGTgcattcaataaaaatgtttttcgtgTTAAGCGTAATTTTTGTATGATCTCCATTGATGATAGGAGGAAGAGATAAAACAACTCCATTACTATCATATACGACAGGATAAACAGGACTATCTTTTATGATGGGTAAATACTGTTTCAGTTGTGCATGCgtctgtaaatattaaattagacataTTTATAACAAGTTTTCTAGAATCCAGAAATGTAGCGaaattatatacttactgCATACAATTGCATAATCTCTTCTCCtgtatattctttattttgattGAGTGGTTTGAAACATATCTCAGATGGCGGTTTTGCATCATAAAGAAATGGGCCTTTAATTGTATCGAAATCATGAGTGCCAATAGAAACTAGGCTACGCTTTCTTCCTATGTTCTGATGCAACTTGTCTTGAAGATCGATAAAACTATTATAAGAATCCTGTGTAAAAGTAACATCTCGCAAAATTGCTGCAACTATATGTCCTCTTACTTTCAAGCACTGAAAaacatgacaaaataattatttaatataaaacaaatcgtGATAATTAATgttctgaaaatattatacatacctCTGGACTCATTACAATCTTTTCCATCTTTTTTGGTTTTAGCGCCTTGTAGTGTGGAATAGATATGctatttaagaaaaagaataagatattttatatattaaattatgaataagatatttaggaaataataaaattgaacctataaaaatacaaagtgTACAATACTtacttgtttaaaaatataagcagTCCAATGCTTAGACTTTCCAGGCACAAGAGGTCATATCTATTAGCAggtatatcaattttatagataatttctTCAGACGCATCTATATCTTGGTCAGAACCTTGTTCTCTTGCTATCATCTGTTTCTCTGTTgtctgtttataaaaaattcaataattattgtgagttgtaatatagatatattaataatgagaTAGAATTCAGAATTTATTACTTACCACTTCATCTAGTTCTAAACCAAATTTGAAACACAAGTCTTGGAACTCATCATCCGctggaaaaaaattcaaatttaatatattcaaagatGCCTTCTAAAAATAAGATCAATtgtaacaaagaaattaatatataatgatgAGAATAaaggcaataaaaatatttatttatattatataatatttaaaaatatttatttatattgtaatatgatataatgtaacaatgttataataaaagttaatccaaaattaaatagtacaATTCATatgatagtttttttttttaaagattagtAATGTTACATGGATAATATGGTTACTTCTGCATTATCTTACTTACAATACGTCTTGCCCAATGCTTGGAATAATAAATCACGTTTCACTGCAATAGTcggcatttttaaattacagcaATCTTTGAATAGGCAAATAAATCACTGTTTCTATTGTTTCtttgtcattaaaatatcAGCTTTCTCGTTAATTTCCAATTGTTCACCTATAATTAACCTATAATTAGCAGTGACATGAAATTTTTAGGTTAGGAAATACTACCAAAACAGATTGCGCTTACTAGATTaagattatttcttaatttcaatgtcaattaattatcaaaccTTTTCATTTGATGTTATAATACTGATTATTACGATCTATTGTCAAAAAGATCGTTACACACATGGAACTAACGAGCAAGCTTCCTCTTGTTACATCAGCCGGCACGTAAGTCAACGTGTAGTAACGTATCCAAcacgaataaaatgtaatatgtgAAAAGCAATATTAAACATGATGAGAAAAACAGAATCATTCAGTATCgctgaatttatttatttaattacaatttctgCAGTaacttttgtttctttttcttatttttttgaagaaagaatatttattttattctaaatacaattaaaaatgca
The nucleotide sequence above comes from Linepithema humile isolate Giens D197 chromosome 4, Lhum_UNIL_v1.0, whole genome shotgun sequence. Encoded proteins:
- the beta-PheRS gene encoding phenylalanine--tRNA ligase beta subunit, which gives rise to MPTIAVKRDLLFQALGKTYSDDEFQDLCFKFGLELDEVTTEKQMIAREQGSDQDIDASEEIIYKIDIPANRYDLLCLESLSIGLLIFLNNISIPHYKALKPKKMEKIVMSPECLKVRGHIVAAILRDVTFTQDSYNSFIDLQDKLHQNIGRKRSLVSIGTHDFDTIKGPFLYDAKPPSEICFKPLNQNKEYTGEEIMQLYATHAQLKQYLPIIKDSPVYPVVYDSNGVVLSLPPIINGDHTKITLNTKNIFIECTATDLTKARIVLDTIVCAFSQHCKKKYTVEIVEVVYPDNKTFYYPDLKYRTEEIDCNKATNYVGIKQTPKEVAELLSKMSLKSKVKDNDKLEVEIPPTRHDVIHPCDIYEDIAIAYGYNNIKKTVPYMSTIAAEFPLNKLTDQIRIELAQAGFTEALTFSLCSREDVADKLGRKIEDIPAVHISNPKTLEFQIARTTLLPGLLKTISSNKKMPLPHKLFEVSDVVLRDNTAEVGARNNRRLCAVYANKSAGFEIIHGLVDRVLLLLEVPWSTNKDNTGYYLRAADDPAFFPQRCAEIVCYGEVIGRMGVLHPDVLSKFDLNIPCSAMEIDIESFL